The following is a genomic window from Moorella sp. Hama-1.
CATCGCGCCGAGATACCGGGGGTCAATATCATTGAAGAGCCCCAGCGTTACTACCCCAACGGCCCCCTGGCCGGTCATATCCTGGGGTATGTAGGCCGGATAACCCAGGAGGAACTGGACGCCCATAAGGAAGACAACTACCGGCCCAATGCCATAATCGGCAAGAGCGGTATCGAGGGTTTCCTGGAGTATAGCAATATTAGCGGTCAGGAGATGGGCCTGCGAGGTAAGGATGGGGCCGAACAGGTAGAAGTGGACGCCTTCAACCGTAAAGTCCGCGACCTGGTAACCCTGCCCCCTACCCCCGGGGACACAGTCCAGCTGACCATTAATTTTAAGCTCCAGCAGACCCTGGAGAAGGCCCTGGACCAGGTAATCGCCAACACCAAAAAAACAGATCCCGCCGCCGGCGGCGGGGCGGCAGTAGTCCTGGATGTCAGGACCGGAGCTGTTCTGGCCCTGGCCAGCAAACCCGATATTGACCCCAATGATTTCGTTAACGGTAACTATGCCAAAAAGGCCGGCTACTACAATGACCCCCAGTTGCGGCCCCTTTTCAACCGCGCCATCCAGGGGGTTTACCCGCCGGGCTCGATTTTTAAGCCCATTACCGCCATGGCTGCCCTGAGTGCCGGCGTTATCACCCCGTCAGATACTATCTTTGATGCCGGCCACTACTGGAAGCCGCCCTATATCACCTGCTGGGTACCTTCGGGCCACGGCTATGTCAACCTCAACCGGGCCATGGCCGTCTCCTGCAACACTTACTTCCAGTGGGCCGGGGACCTGGCCGGCATCGCCAGGATCGACCAGGTGGGGCAAGAGTTCGGCCTGGGGCAACCGACGGGGATCGTCGGCCTCCAGGGTGAGGCCCGGGGTATCCTCCCCTCGCCCCAGTGGAAAAAGGAGCTTAATGCCCCTATCTGGGACCGGTGGTTAAAGAATCAAGAGGCAGCCATCGAAAAGAAATACGCCGGTCTCCTGGCGGCAGCCGGACCCGGCGAAAAGGACCGGTTGCTGCAGCAAAAGCAGAGCGAACTCAACGCGGTCAAGGCCAAGTACCAGATTAACTATAACTTTGATACCAACTGGCAGCCCTTTAATACCTTTAACACCGCCATGGGTCAGGGCGACAACAGCTATACCGTCATCCAGCTGGCCAACTATATCGCCACCCTGGCCAACGGCGGCACCCGCTGGCGGCCCTACCTGGTAGCCAAAATTATTGGCGCCGACGGGTCCCTGAAGCAGGAGTACCAACCGGAAGTCCTGAACCGGGTGACGGTTTCCACCCAGACCATGGCCGAGGTGCGACGGGCCATGCTGGAGGCGACCCAATCCCGGGAAGGTACGGCCAGTTTCCTCTTTACCGATTTCCCGCCCAATATCCAGGTCGGCGCCAAGACGGGTACCGCCCAGACAGGAGCAACAACTAACGGCACCTTCGTGGCCTTTGCCCCCTATGATAATCCCCAGGTAGCCCTGGCGGTCGTCATCGAACACGCCAAACACGGTGGTGACTCCGCCGGGGTGGTGGCCCGGGAGGTCCTGGCCCAGTATTTTAACCTGCCGGATGTCCTGAATAAGCCGATTAACGGTGTTTCCGTGGAATAATGTCCACCACTGTCTGTTTTTGGTGAGAAGACGGGGAAAAAAGGCCCCGTCTTTTTTCCTGTGGCGGCAGGATTTGCCTGATTGATGTAGAAAAATAACTAAGCCGAAGCGGATTTTGCCGCCTGGTATTAAGGAGGAAAAGGACGTGTTTTCTGCCAATGAAGGCGAAACCGGGGTAGGCACTTCTCAAGGGGCAGCGCGACCAGTTACCAGGGCCCAGCCCGGGCCGGACAACCATACCTTTCTGGTTTGTCGCACGGTACGTTCGGGGCAGGTCATCAAGTGTCCCGGTAACGTGGTGGTCATGGGGGATGTGCACCCGGGGGGTGAAATAATAGCTGCCGGCCATGTTATTATCATGGGTACCCTGAAGGGTGTAGTTCACGCCGGTGCCGAGGGGTTTGAGGGGGCTGTCGTCCTGGCCTTCCGCCTGCAGCCCACCCAGCTGCGGATCGCCGGCTACATCAGCAGGGCCCCCGACGACGGCGACAGCACCGGGGCCGGGGGGCCGGAAATGGCCCGGGTGCAGGAGGCCGCTGTGGTTATTGAAAAGTACCAGCCCGGTAACGAGAAACGCTGGTTAAACCAAGCCTGACGCAGGAAGAGGAGGAACAACATGGGCGAAGTGATCGTCATCACTTCCGGTAAGGGAGGGGTTGGCAAAACAACCACTACCGCCAACCTCGGTACCGGCCTGGCCAATCTGGGTAAAAAAGTAGTCCTGGTGGATACCGATATCGGTTTAAGGAACCTGGACGTGGTCATGGGCCTGGAAAACCGGATTGTCTATGACCTTATTGATGTTGTAGAAGGGCGCTGCCGCTTAAAGCAGGCCCTGATCAAAGATAAAAGGCTGGAAAACCTCTACCTTTTGCCGGCCAACCAGACCCGGGATAAGACGGCCGTCAGCCGCCAGCAGATGATCGACCTGACCTCCCAACTGCGGGAGGAGTTTGAGTTCGTCCTCATTGACTGCCCGGCAGGTATTGAGATGGGTTTCAAAAACGCCATAGCCGGCGCCGAAAAAGCCCTGGTGGTTACGACCCCGGAGGTGGCCGCCGTCCGGGATGCCGACCGCATCGTCGGCCTGCTGGAGGCAGCGGAAATGGAGCCGCCCCGCCTGATTATCAACCGTCTGCGGCCGGATATGGTCCGCCGGGGTGATATGATGGATATCGAGGACATGCTGGAGATCCTGGCCATTGATCTCATCGGGGTGGTACCGGAAGACCAGTACATCGTCATTTCGACCAACCGGGGTGAACCGGCCGTCCTGGACAGACATTCCCGGGCCGGTCAGGCCTATCGTAATATTTCCCGGCGCCTGATTGGGGAAGAGATACCCTTTGTTAACTGGGAAAGTGGCAGCTTAATGGCCCGGTTGAAAAAACTCATGGGCCTGGGCTAGAGAAGGGGGCGCGTCATGGTGTTGGAGTTTTTGCTGCGCTTTTTTGGGCGGGAAACTGCAAGCAGTAAGAAGGTGGCCAAGGAACGGTTACGCCTGGTGCTGGTCCATGACCGGGCCGGTGTCTCCCCCCACCTCCTCGAATCCCTTAAAAACGACCTGATTAAAGTTATCTCCGATTATATGGATATCGACACCAATGGTCTGGAGGTCAGCCTGACCCAGGAGAATGACGCGGTGGCCCTGGTAGCCAATATCCCCATCCTGCGGGTCAAACGTACCTTTAAGACCATCCAGGAACCGGCCCTGAAGGCTTGAGCTGATCCCCCCTCCCTGGCAGGGGGATTTCTTTTTACCGGTTTCCTTTTACCGGCAGGGTTGTGGTATTTTGTTATGGTTCTGATGCCGGCGCTATAATATAATGGTGGGGTGAAGGCGGGGGAAGTTGATGTTTGAACGCAGGATGTGGCGTAACCTCGATTACTATTTCATTGGCGGCATTATCGCCCTGCTGGCCGTTGGCCTGCTGGTTTTGAAGAGCGCTTCGGCCAACGTAATGGCCGATCCCAATTTCTTTGTCAAGAAGCAATTTATCTGGATTCTCCTGGGCCTGGGGGGCATGGCCTGCGTCCTGATGGTGGATTATGACCAGCTTAAGCGCTACCAGTTGCCCCTCTATGCCTTGAATATACTCATGCTGGCGGCGGTAGCTCTGGTCGGCCATGAAGCCAAGGGAGCCCAGCGCTGGATTGACCTGAAATTTTTCCTGCTCCAACCCTCGGAGTTTGCCAAGACCATTACCGTGATTACCCTGGCCTGTCTCCTGGATAAACGCCAGGGTGGGCTCAACCGCTGGCAGGATCTGCTAGTCCCCTTTCTTTATGTCGCCGTACCCCTGGTCTTGATTCTCAAACAACCTGACCTGGGCACGGCTCTGGTGCTTCTGGCCATCCTCTTTGGCATGCTCTATGTGGGCGGCGCCAACCTGAAATTGTTGCTCTTGATCTTTGGCGGCGGCTTGCTGCTGGTGGGCCTGGCCCTTTTCGCCCACTTCCACTTTGGCCTGCCCCTGCCTTTGCAGGATTACCAGATGCGGCGCCTGGTGGTCTTCTTGAACCCCTATAACGACGGCAAGGGTGGTATGGGGGAAGGCTACCACGTCATCCAGTCCCAGATTGCCATTGGTTCCGGCGGCTGGTGGGGCGTCGGCCTGTACCAGGGCTCCCAGGTGCAGCTGAACTTCCTGCCCGAGCACCACACGGACTTTATCTTCTCAGTGGTAGGCGAGGAACTGGGGTTCGTGCGGACGGTGGGGATTATCGCCCTGTACTTCCTGACCCTGTACCGCATGGTCCGCATCGCCGGCCAGGCCAAGGATATGTTTGGTTCCCTGCTGGTGAGCGGGGTGGCCTCCCTGTTTGCCTTTCACATCCTGGTCAACATTGGCATGACAACGGGCATCATGCCGGTGGCGGGCATACCTCTGCCCCTCTTCAGCTATGGCGGCAGCGCCATGCTGGCCAACATGCTCGCCCTGGGGCTGGTTCTCAATGTTAACCTCCGGCGGCAAAAAATACTTTTTTAGGGGTTACTCCTATTGACAAGGGGTAACCCCTTGTGTATATTAATAATTGGCTGTTAGCACTTGAGTCCGGTGAGTGCTAACAAACCTGCAGCTTATGAAAGGAGGAGTTTTATATGCTCAAACCACTTGCCGACCGGGTAGTCATCAAGGTTCTATCCGGCGAGGAAAAAACCCAGGGAGGTATTGTCTTACCGGATACCGCCAAGGAAAAGCCCCAGGAAGGGGAAGTTATCGCCGTCGGTCCGGGCAAAATCCTGGATAATGGCAGCCGCGTAGCGCCGGAAGTTAAAAAGGGCGATGTGGTGGTATTTGCCAAGTACAGCGGCACAGAAGTTAAGTATGAAGGCCAGGAATACCTGATCATCCGCGACAGCGATATCCTGGCAGTTAAAGAATAAGCTGGTTGCAAAATCTGTTAACGAGCTAAAGTTAAAAGGAGGTAGTAACTATGGCTGCTAAACAGCTGGCCTTTGATGTGGAAGCCAGGCGGTCCCTGGAAAAAGGTGTTAGCACCGTTGCCCAGGCAGTTAAAGTCACCCTGGGCCCCAAGGGGCGCAACGTAGTTCTGGAGCGTAAATTCGGTTCCCCGGTAATTACCAAAGACGGGGTTACGGTGGCCAAGGAGATTGAGCTGAAGGACCCCTACGAAAACATGGGTGCCCAGCTCTGCCGGGAAGTTGCCTCCAAGACCAATGATGTGGCCGGTGATGGGACAACCACCGCTACGGTCCTGGCCCAGGCTATCATGCTGGAAGGCTTGAAGAATGTGGCTGCCGGCGCCAACCCCATCTTCGTTAAGAAGGGTATCGACCGGGCCGTGGAGACAGTGGTCGACGAGATCAAGAAGATCAGCATCCCGGTAGAATCCAAGGAAAGTATCGCCCATGTTGCCTCCATAGCGGCCAACGAAAAGGAAATCGGCGAACTCATTGCCGACGCCATGGAGAAGGTGGGCAAAGACGGCGTCATTACCGTCGAGGAATCCAAGGGTACCGCCACTACCGTCGAGGTCGTGGAAGGTATGGAGTTCGACCGAGGTTACGTGTCGCCGTACTTTGTAACCAATACTGAAGCCATGGAAGCCGAGTTCGAAGAGCCCTATTTACTTATCCATGAGAAGAAGATCTCGGCCATTAACGACCTGCTGCCCCTGCTGGAGAAGGTAGTGCGTACCGGCAAGCCCCTGGTCATTATCGCCGAGGATATCGAGGGCGAAGCCCTGGCCACCCTGGTGGTCAACAAACTGCGGGGCACCCTGAATTGCGCCGCCGTCAAAGCCCCTGGCTTTGGTGATCGCCGCAAGGCTATGATGGAGGATATCGCCATCCTCACCGGCGGCACCTTCATCTCCGAGGACTTGGGTGTCAAATTAGAGAACATTGACCTGAACATGCTCGGCCGGGCCAAGAAGGTCAAGATCGCCAAGGAGAAGACCACCATCGTCGAGGGTTACGGTAAGAAAGAAGCCGTCGACGGCCGGGTGGCCCAGATTAAGAAACAGATTGAAGAGACCGACTCCGACTATGACCGCGAGAAATTGCAGGAACGCCTGGCCAAACTGGCCGGCGGCGTAGCCGTCATCCGCGTCGGTGCCGCTACGGAGACAGAACTGAAGGAAAAGAAACACCGCGTTGAAGACGCCCTGGCAGCCACCCGGGCGGCCGTGGAAGAGGGTATTGTTCCCGGCGGCGGCGCCACCCTGGTCCATGCCATCCCGGCTGTGGATCAGATCCAGGCTGAGGGGGACGAAGCCGTGGGTATCCGGATCGTCCGCCGCGCCTTGGAGGAACCCCTGCGCCAGATTGCGGCCAACGCCGGTCTGGAAGGCTCGGTCATTGTGGAGCGGGTCCGCAGCGAGAAACCGGGTATCGGTTTCGACGCCGTCAGCGAGGAGTATGTGGATATGATCAAAGCTGGTATCGTTGACCCGGCCAAGGTCACCCGCAGCGCCCTGCAGAACGCGGCCAGCATTGCCGCCATGCTCCTGACCACCGAAGCCATCATCGCCGAGATTCCCAAAGAGGAAAAAGCGCCGGCCATGCCCCCCGGCGGCGGGATGGATTACTAGGCCTGAAGCAAGCAGGAAAGCCAGGATTCGTTCCTGGCTTTTCTTTTTAGCCGAAACAGCCGCTGATGGTGGGGTGGGGGGTAAGGGTTGACGATTGATTTACCAGGGGTTATGTGGTACCATATTTTGTAGGTGGAAAAAGCTGTATGTCCAGGGGAAAAAGAGGATGGTGACCATGAAAAAGAATATATCCGGTAAGATTGATAAGGCGATCAAGGAGTTTTGTGAACTTTTGAAGCAACAGTTGGGTGGAAAACTTCTTAGAACTCGCCTATTTGGTTCGGTAGCCAGGGGTACTGCTACACCGGAGTCGGATATTGATATTCTTGTTGTTGTAGAAAACGAGGATAAGCTTGCCAGGGAAATAGTAATCGAAGCAGCAGTAGATATTAATTTAAAGTATGACGTTGTAATCTCGCCAATAATCATGTCAGCAGCACGTTATTCAGGTCCACTGTTCCAGGAGACTTTTTTCTATAAGTCCATCCAGGAAGAGGGGATACCTCTGTGAGTATAGATTTATGCCGGTGGCGGCTGGAAAAGGCCGAAAGGACCTTCAAAGAAGGAGAACAGCTTCCAAAAGTTGGCTCTTACAATGGCGCCATTAACCGCTTTTATTACGCGGCCTTTCATGCTGTGAGGGCACTGCTGGCTCTGAAAAAGCTGGATTCAGCAAAACATAGCGGTGTTATATCATTGTTTAACCGTGAGTTTGTGAAAACGGGAGTAATAAGCAAAGAAGCGAGTAAAACCCTGTCTGCGATTTTTAACATGCGTTCTGAGGCTGATCATGATGACTTTAAGAGTTTCAGCCTTCAGGAAGCCACGGATGCAAGAAAAGCAGTACGATCTTTAATCGACGAAGCGTCCGCATATTTGGCGACTATATCTTAATTGTTCACCCGGCTGGTAATTAAGCCTACTTAACCCGGCAACAACCCGCCGGGTATTATATTGCAAAGATTCGGAGGAGGCTATCTTATGGCCTGGCTATACGTTATTAGTAATCGCCATCAGGTGGTAACAGGTTCCCTGGTCGACCTGGCCGCTAGGCTCGCAGGCGTTGATTATTTACAGCTACGGGAAAAGGACCTGCCGGCCGGCGAGCTCTATAATCTCGCCCGGCAGATCAAAGAAGTCTTACCCGCGGGGACGCGCCTGCTGGTGAATGACCGCCTGGACGTCGCCCTGGCTGCCGGGGCCGACGGGGTCCATCTGGGGGAAAACTCCTTACCCCCGGCGGCGGCGCGCCGGCTCCTGGGCCCGGATAAAATCCTGGGGGTCTCCGTCCATAGCGTCGAGGGCGCCAGGCGGGCGGCAGCCGCCGGGGCCGATTACCTGCTCTTTGGTCACATTTTTACCACGGCCTCCAAGGCGGGTCTCCCGCCCCGGGGATTGACGACCCTGTCGGAAGTTGCCGCCAATGTTAACATACCAGTCATCGCCCTGGGCGGGATTACTGTCGACCGGGTAACCGGGTGCCTGGCGGCCGGAGCCGGAGGAGTGGCCGTCATGTCGGCCGTGATGGCCGCCCGGGAGCCGGCGGCCGCTGTCACCGCCCTGCGCCGGGCCCTGGAATAAAATGAGTCATATGTCCCCCACTAAAGCATATACATATACCAAGAAAATGCTTGTCCGGGGGGACGTCTGGTGCGTGATAACTGGGATTGGGAAGATATCAAGGGAGAACCCCTGGGCGGCTGGTCCGGGCCGGGCCGGAGCCTGCCACCGTCGCGGTTGCCCCGTCGCTGGCTCCGGCAGGCGGTCATCGCCGGCCTACTGTGGCTGGGTATCACCATGCTTTTCCGCCTGGATGCTCCCGGTGCCCGGCAGTTACAGGTGGGCTTGCGTCACTACCTGGCCGACCCGGCGGCCGATTACACCGCCGTGGTGGCCGGGGTGGTACGCTCCGGCATGTGGATGGATGCCTATGACCGCTGGGTTTTTCACGCCCTGAAGCCGGGGGATAGCGCCCTGCCGGTTACAGCCAATCCCGCGCGGCCGGTCATGGCCCTGCCCCTATCCGGGAAGATTAGTCGTCCCTACGGTCAAGTCGGCACCGGAAGCGAGCAGCAATACTTCCATAATGGTATTGATATCCAGGCCCCCGGGGGGACGGCCGTCAGGGCCGCCCTGGACGGGCGCGTCGTCCGGGTAGGGCAGGACCCTCTCCTGGGGCAGGTCGTGGAGATTGACCACGGCCGGGGTTTGACGACGGTCTACGGCACCCTGGGTAAGGTTCAGGTTACCAGGGACCAGGAGGTATCCCGGGGGTCGGTAATCGCCACCCTGGCCGGCGGTAAGACGGCGCAACTCCATTTCGAAGTGCGCCAGGATGGGCGGGCAGTAGATCCGGGCCCCTACCTGGAGAACCCGGCTCAAATTTAAGCCATGCGTGCCGGCCGCTGGGGCTCGACAACCTTTATCCTTAACGACTATTTTCTGCTCCTCCTGGGCCTTTATTTCCTCGTGGGGGTTCTCCCCCAGGCCTTGATGCTCTTTACGGCCGTGGCCTGTCATGAAGGCTGTCACGCCCTGGTGGCCGCCCGCCTGGGCTGGCAGGTCAAGAGTGTGGAGCTCTTTCCCTTTGGCGGTGTGGCCCGCCTGTACAGGCCCTCGGGGTGGCGCCAGCAGGAGGAAGCCCTCATTGCCCTGGCCGGGCCGGCGGCCAGCATCTTCCTGGCAGTTATAGCGAGCCTGGCCGTTAACCTTGCTGGAAACCCGCCAGCCTGGCTCCTTTTTTTCAGCCAGGTCAACCTGATCCTGGCCCTCTTTAATCTCTGGCCGGGGTTGCCCCTGGACGGGGGGCGTATCTACCGGGCCTGGCGGGCCCGGCGGGCTGGCCTGGCCCGGGCTACGGTAGAGGGCGCTTACGGGGGGCAGGCGCTGGCCATTCTCCTGGGTGCAGGCAGCATCATCGGCTTTTACCTGCATCTGATGGATCTGCAGGGCCTGGTCCTGGCCCTCTTTATCTTTTATATCGCGCGGCAGGAAGGGGAGATGGCACCCTATATGTTCTGGCAGGATTTCTGGCGGCGGCGGGGTGTAAGGAGGCAAATTAGCCCCTTAAAGGCGAGCAAAGTCTTCTGGCTGGTTGCCGACCCGGGGCTACCTTTAAGCCGGGTGATGCGTTCCTTTGCCCCGGGTTCCTTTAACCTGGTGGCCATAGTGGGCCGGCAGGGCGGGCTGGAGGGGATCGTTACCGAAACGGAAGTCCTGGAGGAACTCCTCTCCGGCGGGAGTGCCACCACCCTCACCAGCCTGCTGAAAGGCCAAAAAAAGAATTGACATCCGGTGGCGGTGCCGCTATAATAAAATTAAATTTAGATACAGGGTTGTATCTATTCCGGCGAAGACGCCTTCAGCGGGTGGCAGACCGTTAAAGGCGTTTTATTTATGCCGGTACAGCTAAATATTCCATCCAAAGGCGGGGAACAGCGCAGGCGCTTTTCAGGAGCATTAGCCTTCTGAAAGAGCGCCTATTTTGTTTCAGGCTCCGTCTTAGCCGGCAAAGGTGCCGTATCCGTACGAGGATGCGGCATTTTTTATATCACAATTCTCCAGGAGGGATCAAGATGACCCGCAAGATTGCCATCTACGGTAAGGGGGGTATCGGTAAATCGACCACCCAGCAGAATACCGCGGCCGCCCTGGCTTATTTCTACGGGAAAAAGGTTTTAATCCATGGTTGTGATCCCAAGGCGGACTGTACTCGCCTGATCCTGGGGGGGAAGCCCCAGGAAACGGTGCTGGATACCATCCGCGAATACGGCGAGGAAGCCTTAACGGTAGACAGGGTGGTTAAGACAGGTTTTGGCGGGATCAAATGCGTGGAATCCGGTGGGCCGGAACCCGGCGTTGGTTGCGCCGGCCGGGGCGTAATCACCGCCATCAACCTCATGGAAGAGTTCGGAGCCTATGCCGACGACCTGGATTTCGTTTTCTTTGATGTCCTGGGTGACGTTGTCTGCGGCGGTTTTGCCATGCCGGTGCGCGAGGGCAAGGCCCAGGAGATCTATATCGTCGCCTCGGGGGAGATGATGGCCCTTTATGCCGCCAACAATATCTGCCGGGGGATGATCAAGTATGCCGAACAGAGCGGGGTGCGGCTGGGAGGGATTATCTGCAACAGCCGCAACGTCGACGGCGAGAAGGAATTAATGACCGAGTTTTGCGCCAAGATCGGCACCCAGATGCTTCATTACATCCCCCGGGATAACATTGTCCAGAAGGCAGAGTTTAACCGCCAGACGGTTACCCAGTTCGACCCGGAATGCAACCAGGCCCGGGAGTATAAAGAACTGGCCCGCAAGATAATTGAAAACGATATGTTCGTCATACCCCGGCCCATGACCATGGACGAGATGGAGAACCTGGTGGTGAAATTCGGCCTGCTCAACTGAGATAGCCCATAGGGGAACCAGGAACATTTCCGGAGGAGCCCCTCATGGCTGCACACCGTCACCAGCGAACCATGAAAATGCGGGTAGAGGAAGGGGCTGGCGTCTACAGGCGGAAGGCGACTTGGTTCGAGGCGTAAGCAAACTAAGCGAAGCCGAACCGAGGCGGCGGTGAACGGGATGGGGATCGTAACGTGACTTAAGAAATAAAGAGTAGCACGCCCCGTTATGATTGATCAAAGGAATAGAGCCTAGCCACCCCCGCCACCGAGGAAGGCTGAGCGCCAAGTTTGCTCGCCGAGAACCACCGGAGCCTGAAGCCTGTACCCGCCAGCCCCGCAGCAGTTGCTGTAAGTTGTAACCATTAAGTTGTAACCATTTTGGGGAGAAGTCTATTTTCGGAGGAGGTTTAGCTTATGAAAATGATCCGGGCCATTATTCGCCCCGAAAAAAGCGAGGAAGTAGTAGAGGCCCTGGCCGGGGCCGGTTATGTGGCCCTGACCAGGATGGATGTAGCCGGGCGGGGTAAGCAGAAAGGCATTCACATGGGTAACGTCTATTACGACGAACTGCCCAAGGTGATGCTCATGCTGGTAGTCGAGGATAACGAAGTGGAAGAAGTCCTGGAGATAGTTCTGAAAACGGCTGCCACCGGTAGCTTCGGTGACGGGAAGATCTTCATCAGCCCGGTGGAAGAGGCCTATACCGTGCGCACCGGTGCCCCGGGGTTATAAGTAAGGGCAGGATCAAGGGGACTGCATAAGGGGGCAATCAGCTTGAAGGAGATTATAGCCATCGTCAGGCCCAATAAAATCACTCCCACTAAGGAAGCCCTGGCTGTCCTGGGTTTTCCCGCCCTGACCGCCTGTAAAGTACTGGGACGGGGGAAACAAAAGGGCATCCTGGGGGAAGTAACCTTCAATGTCAGCCCGGAACTGCAAAGGCAGGAAGGGTCCATGAAATATGTGCCCAAGAGAATGATCTCCCTGGTAGTGGCTGACGAAGACGTACCTCTGGTGGTGGCCGTATTAATAAAAATCAACCGTACCGGCAAAGTCGGAGACGGGCGCATCTTTGTCTGCCCGGTAGCAGAGGCGGTGCGGATACGTACGGGCGAAAGGGGCCAGGCAGCCCTGTGATTGCAAGCAGTAAAGGGGGAAGGAAAACATGCCTATGGTAAAAATGAAGTGCGACGAGCTCATTCCCGAGCGGTATAAGCATATTTACTACACGGAAAAAGAGCGGTCCGTCATTCCAGCCTGCAATATCGCCACCATACCCGGAGATATGACGGAACGCGGGTGCGCCTTTGCCGGTGCCCGGGGGGTAATAGGCGGGCCCATTGCCGATGTTATTGCTATGGTTCATGCACCCGTAGGGTGCGCCTGGTATACCTGGGGTACCCGCCGCCACCTGTCCGACCTCTATACCTGGGCCACTCCCACCCGCCTCACCAATGTGGCCTTTAACCGGCGCTATTGCCTCTGTACCGACATGCAGGAAAAGGACGTAGTTTTCGGCGGCATAAAAAAGCTGGAGCAGTCCTGCCTGGAGGCCATCAGACTCTTCCCTGAGGCGAAGGGGTTGATTATTTTCACCACCTGTACCACCGGCCTCATCGGTGACGACGTCCAGGCGGTGGCCCGGAGCGTGGAAAAGAAGACCGGCCGGTTGGTCTTCACCGCCGAATCCCCCGGATGCTCCGGGGTGAGCCAGTCCAAAGGGCACCACGACTTCAACATCCAGTTTTACCGGCAGGTACGCAGTTTAAAGGAACGGCGGCCGGAATTAAAAATGCCCGAAACGGAAAAAACCCCGTACGATATTTGCCTCATCGGCGACTATAACATGGACTGGGACTTAAAGGCGGTACGTCCCCTGTTTGAAAAGATGGGTTTGCGTATCGTGGCCGTCTTCTCGGGGAATGAACGCATCGAAAATCTGGTCAAGATGCCGGACGTCAAATTGAACGTGGTCCACTGCCAGCGCTCCGCCGAATATATCGCCCAGATGGAGAAGGACGGCTATAACATCCCCTTTATACGGGTCTCCCTCTACGGTATCGAGCAGACCTGCAAGGCCCTGCGGGAAACGGCTGCTTTCTTCGGCCTGGAGGAGCGGGCCGAA
Proteins encoded in this region:
- a CDS encoding nitrogenase component I subunit alpha, encoding MPMVKMKCDELIPERYKHIYYTEKERSVIPACNIATIPGDMTERGCAFAGARGVIGGPIADVIAMVHAPVGCAWYTWGTRRHLSDLYTWATPTRLTNVAFNRRYCLCTDMQEKDVVFGGIKKLEQSCLEAIRLFPEAKGLIIFTTCTTGLIGDDVQAVARSVEKKTGRLVFTAESPGCSGVSQSKGHHDFNIQFYRQVRSLKERRPELKMPETEKTPYDICLIGDYNMDWDLKAVRPLFEKMGLRIVAVFSGNERIENLVKMPDVKLNVVHCQRSAEYIAQMEKDGYNIPFIRVSLYGIEQTCKALRETAAFFGLEERAEAVIAEEMARVEKSLAFYREKLRGKRVAIYVGGPRVWHWIKLMEELSMQVVAVACTFAHEDDYEKINARAPEGMLVVDAPNEFEIEEMLTSTKPDLFLTGLKEKYLGRKMGIPTVNSHSYEKGPYEGFAGMVNFARDIYQGIYAPVWKFQWGLDSTPGMKERDGLCS